A region from the Triticum urartu cultivar G1812 chromosome 1, Tu2.1, whole genome shotgun sequence genome encodes:
- the LOC125530262 gene encoding uncharacterized protein LOC125530262, translating to MLFNLSRAKLAQCTPDGARDVMNTDPQHWSRAWFRLGSCCDSVDNNISETFNKWIVEARLYPVITMFETIRQQIMIRIQEMRSEMESWTGIICPKVLKKLQKSIDYSAYCHAFFNGNDAYEVKTRVHRYTVRLHDRTCSCRHWQLSGLPCSHAISCIHCTTNKLDDYIADCYRVDNFKKTYAYCLQPLEGRAAWPVSQRPKPKAPGHINMPGRKKKCRTREEEEKPKTSKVSKVGTVIKCSLCKQSGHNKTTCKQRNGVPSASAPSASAPSGTAPLSATPSAPRGSARPPSEAPVLSSQQSTSHKRRATVEMAPPRQAKRRAPTNNNSRSNNFSGNTFNVHGSSNVNVNVCTGTSRATTSSKVTKERSSSNGSNKGKGTGKAKYARFRSLLGFEN from the exons ATGTTGTTCAATCTTTCAAGGGCCAAGTTAGCACAATGCACACCTGATGGAGCAAGGGATGTTATGAACACAGACCCACAACACTGGAGCAGGGCTTGGTTCAGGTTAGGAAGTTGTTGTGATTCTGTGGACAACAACATTTCTGAAACTTTTAACAAATGGATAGTTGAGGCTAGATTATATCCTGTGATAACAATGTTCGAAACAATTAGGCAACAAATTATGATCAGGATAcaagaaatgagaagtgaaatgGAAAGTTGGACTGGCATCATCTGTCCAAAAGTACTGAAGAAGCTACAGAAAAGCATAGATTATTCTGCTTATTGTCATGCATTTTTTAATGGCAATGATGCATATGAAGTGAAGACAAGAGTACATAGGTACACTGTCAGATTGCATGACAGGACATGTAGTTGTAGGCATTGGCAGTTGTCAGGCCTTCCTTGCTCTCATGCCATCAGCTGCATACACTGCACTACAAACAAATTGGATGATTACATTGCTGATTGCTACAGAGTGGATAATTTCAAAAAAACTTATGCTTATTGTCTTCAACCTCTTGAGGGAAGAGCTGCATGGCCTGTGTCTCAGAGACCAAAACCAAAAGCACCTGGGCACATCAATATGCCTGGTAGGAAAAAGAAGTGTAGAACAAGAGAAGAGGAAGAAAAACCAAAGACTAGCAAAGTTAGCAAGGTTGGCACAGTGATCAAGTGTAGCTTGTGCAAGCAAAGTGGACACAACAAAACAACTTGCAAACAAAGAAATGGAGTGCCTAGTGCTAGTGCTCCATCTGCTTCTGCTCCTAGTGGTACTGCTCCACTTTCTGCTACGCCTAGTGCTCCTAGGGGAAGTGCTCGTCCACCAAGTGAAGCACCTGTTCTG AGTTCACAACAAAGCACTTCACACAAAAGAAGGGCCACCGTGGAGATGGCACCACCAAGACAAGCAAAGAGAAGGGCGCCAACTAATAACAACAGTAGGTCAAATAATTTCTCTGGAAATACCTTCAATGTACATGGAAGCTCGAATGTGAATGTCAATGTTTGCACTGGTACTTCTCGCGCGACAACTAGCAGCAAAGTTACCAAAGAGAGGAGCAGTAGCAATGGCAGTAACAAAGGCAAGGGGACTGGCAAGGCCAAATATGCTCGGTTTCGAAGCTTGCTGGGATTTGAAAATTGA